The proteins below come from a single Triticum aestivum cultivar Chinese Spring chromosome 5D, IWGSC CS RefSeq v2.1, whole genome shotgun sequence genomic window:
- the LOC123121685 gene encoding uncharacterized protein: MGRKAPSFAPAGRKRKGPSFPLLSPCKRRISPAPAQVTGWASLPDDIVHQVAALVLEFDVVDYIAFRAVCSGWRACAPSPRDPTLRIRSLRPVDWVALCDGDAVRPDDACQITFFQKRTARCLRVRLPELQRHRIIGFTDGLVILLHKRATTIRVLHPFTRVVVDFPSLVPVYQKLIRNRNCVLRMNAAVCSSVSSTTSIAVVAWFPWSSVVLSADAGHSSWEVIHKDMYLSNTLPFQGQLYGFLQTSRQIVQVYPPKPLGPGPVVAHVPIKFGNPFFCSFYLVESDGHMLLVVKSMNLVGRDVEEWRRYVIAIFKVDVSLGHWELIPVSSLGDRALFVSMDRCLSVKAKNLPSISSNSIYLTVPLPDPVVVHSLSSQSFERPTTLCQVHDVKEKIRPSVRPFTIADHLLTYCNHREWATGLMFHEYYTIPKSYEELWKKIRAQDSEVRISRVQDSIRKGKRRVQLKKE; encoded by the exons ATGGGGAGAAAGGCGCCTTCTTTTGCTCCGGCCGGACGGAAGCGTAAAGGTCCATCGTTTCCCCTTCTCTCCCCCTGCAAACGCCGGATTTCCCCCGCTCCGGCGCAGGTGACCGGCTGGGCATCCCTCCCGGACGACATAGTCCACCAAGTCGCCGCGCTGGTGCTGGAATTCGACGTGGTGGACTACATTGCCTTCCGCGCGGTCTGCTCGGGATGGCGCGCCTGCGCGCCCAGCCCGCGAGACCCCACCCTGCGGATACGATCTCTCCGCCCGGTCGACTGGGTCGCGCTCTGCGACGGCGACGCCGTCCGCCCGGATGACGCCTGCCAGATAACCTTCTTCCAGAAGCGAACGGCCAGGTGCCTCCGCGTCCGCCTGCCCGAGCTCCAGCGCCACAGGATCATTGGCTTCACTGATGGTCTTGTCATCCTGCTGCACAAGCGAGCCACCACGATCCGCGTGCTCCACCCCTTCACGCGGGTCGTGGTCGACTTCCCATCCCTCGTCCCCGTCTACCAGAAGCTGATCCGGAACCGCAACTGCGTGCTCCGCATGAACGCTGCGGTTTGTAGCAGTGTGTCATCCACCACTTCCATTGCCGTCGTGGCTTGGTTCCCTTGGTCATCTGTGGTGCTCAGTGCTGATGCAGGCCACTCAAGCTGGGAGGTCATTCACAAAGACATGTATCTTTCCAATACCTTGCCCTTCCAAGGTCAGCTTTACGGTTTCCTGCAGACTTCAAGGCAGATTGTGCAAGTCTACCCTCCAAAACCACTTGGTCCTGGCCCTGTCGTTGCTCATGTTCCAATTAAGTTTGGCAACCCATTTTTCTGCAGCTTCTATCTCGTGGAGTCCGATGGCCACATGCTACTTGTTGTCAAGTCTATGAACTTGGTGGGCCGTGATGTGGAGGAGTGGCGACGTTACGTCATTGCGATCTTCAAGGTTGATGTAAGCCTCGGCCACTGGGAACTGATCCCAGTAAGCAGTCTTGGCGACCGAGCATTGTTTGTCTCCATGGACAGGTGCCTGTCCGTGAAGGCGAAGAACCTTCCTTCCATCAGCAGCAACTCAATTTACCTCACTGTGCCACTCCCGGATCCGGTTGTCGTGCATTCCCTGAGCAGCCAGTCATTTGAGCGGCCAACGACGTTGTGTCAGGTCCACGACGTGAAGGAGAAGATTCGCCCGTCCGTCAGGCCCTTCACCATCGCTGATCATCTTCTCACCTACTGCAATCATCGTGAATG GGCAACTGGACTAATGTTTCATGAGTATTACACTATACCCAAGTCTTATGAAGAGTTGTGGAAGAAAATAAGAGCTCAGGATTCTGAAGTGAGGATTTCGCGCGTGCAAGATTCAATCAGGAAAGGGAAAAGGCGTGTCCAACTGAAGAAGGAATAA
- the LOC123124878 gene encoding uncharacterized protein: MFPRREAPSKPARARARQFHRSHKARTGDRSVGPAFPPGLPASGNLPRSRLSSQVPAVVRPPFQLLSLLLARQPGTIYPEPSGSANSIQHAATILISETIKKQAPRQQEQRKQAQTKDMDMEMTSSSAPAASYFNFSVAQAVVTISINVILVWLSALVKSSTSSSSSASRRSAAPAPEPEPAQPAPASGASEVDLDVVLGVMGAGGAASVGFEEAAALFEEEEATVEEAAAAFRVFDRNGDGFVDAGELGSVLRSLGFTAGVAAAECQRMIDAYDENKDGRMDFQEFLNFMERSSS; the protein is encoded by the coding sequence ATGTTTCCACGCCGCGAAGCTCCCTCGAAACCCGCTCGCGCGCGCGCGCGACAATTCCATCGCTCTCACAAGGCACGAACCGGCGACCGCTCCGTCGGTCCGGCGTTTCCACCAGGCCTCCCTGCTTCCGGGAACCTTCCTCGCTCCCGGCTTTCTTCCCAAGTCCCGGCCGTCGTCCGTCCCCCCTTCCAACTTCTTTCCCTCCTTCTCGCGAGGCAACCCGGGACTATATATCCCGAGCCTTCGGGCTCGGCAAATAGCATCCAGCACGCAGCGACAATTCTCATCTCAGAGACGATCAAGAAGCAAGCACCAAGGCAACAAGAGCAGAGGAAACAGGCACAGACAAAGGACATGGACATGGAGATGACATCTTCCTCGGCGCCGGCAGCGTCCTACTTCAACTTCTCCGTGGCGCAGGCCGTGGTGACCATCTCCATCAACGTCATCCTCGTCTGGCTCTCCGCCCTCGTCaagtcctccacctcctcctcctcctccgccagcCGCCGCTCGGCCGCCCCCGCGCCGGAGCCGGAGCCAGCGCAGCCTGCACCGGCAAGTGGCGCCTCCGAGGTCGACCTGGACGTGGTTCTCGGGGTGATGGGCGCGGGCGGCGCCGCCTCGGTTGGgttcgaggaggcggcggcgctgttcgaggaggaggaggcgaccgtggaggaggccgcggcggcgtTCCGCGTCTTCGACCGCAACGGCGACGGGTTCGTCGACGCCGGAGAGCTCGGGAGCGTGCTGAGGTCGCTCGGGTTCACCGCCGGCGTCGCGGCCGCGGAATGCCAGCGCATGATCGACGCCTATGACGAGAACAAGGACGGCCGGATGGACTTCCAGGAGTTCCTCAACTTCATGGAGAGGAGCAGCTCGTGA